One genomic segment of Streptomyces sp. NBC_00239 includes these proteins:
- a CDS encoding maleylpyruvate isomerase family mycothiol-dependent enzyme, protein MNQDRVLEAFRRESGALADAVSGLSEAEWNLPTRCTPWTVRDLLGHVCVVIDWLPGMLDARAPGEASVSAADYYRPDDRFSPQTNSARIALAQGRAAEPADGAAFAEDFTATWRRVDRLCRVQPASRTVWTRHGDAMLLSEFLLTRVVEVAVHGLDLADALGCEPWLTPSAGGAVLELLLGAEQMAAADVLGWSQPHFLRKATGREPLAESESAQVEQLGIRWLALG, encoded by the coding sequence ATGAATCAAGATCGTGTGCTCGAAGCATTTCGTCGGGAATCCGGGGCCCTCGCTGACGCTGTGTCAGGACTGTCCGAAGCTGAGTGGAACCTCCCGACACGCTGCACCCCCTGGACCGTACGTGACCTACTCGGGCACGTGTGCGTCGTGATCGATTGGCTTCCGGGCATGCTGGACGCGCGGGCCCCGGGTGAGGCCAGTGTTTCCGCTGCGGATTACTACCGCCCGGACGACCGCTTTTCACCCCAGACCAACAGTGCCCGGATCGCTCTGGCTCAGGGCCGGGCAGCAGAGCCGGCCGATGGTGCCGCCTTCGCCGAGGATTTCACCGCGACCTGGCGGCGGGTCGACCGGCTGTGCCGGGTACAGCCGGCCAGCCGTACCGTGTGGACACGCCATGGTGACGCCATGCTCCTGTCGGAGTTCCTGCTCACCCGAGTCGTCGAAGTCGCCGTCCACGGCCTTGACCTGGCTGACGCACTCGGATGCGAACCCTGGCTCACCCCGTCAGCCGGTGGCGCCGTGCTGGAGCTGCTTCTCGGCGCAGAACAGATGGCGGCCGCCGACGTATTGGGTTGGAGCCAACCGCATTTCCTGCGCAAAGCTACCGGCCGCGAGCCGTTGGCCGAATCAGAGAGTGCGCAGGTCGAACAGCTCGGCATCCGATGGCTCGCCCTGGGATGA